A stretch of the Vagococcus xieshaowenii genome encodes the following:
- a CDS encoding ABC transporter ATP-binding protein encodes MSILTVKNVEKEYKIGKNTFKALKGVSLSIKKGESIAIIGKSGSGKSTLMHILALLDKPTSGEIELLGQNVKDINKKTLNHLRNETFGFVFQQFFINPKDTVLDNVMLPLKINGMNNKERKRKVMNALKAVELDDKVHNNANDLSGGQKQRVCIARAIVNEPNIIFADEPTGNLDSKTGEKIEELLFKMNKEKGITLIIVTHDPELAAKCDRQIHIKDGYIVEEN; translated from the coding sequence ATGTCTATATTAACGGTCAAAAACGTAGAAAAAGAATACAAAATAGGAAAAAATACGTTTAAAGCGCTCAAGGGAGTCAGCCTATCAATCAAGAAAGGAGAATCAATTGCTATCATTGGTAAAAGTGGTTCTGGAAAATCAACGCTTATGCATATCTTAGCTTTGCTTGATAAACCAACATCTGGAGAAATTGAACTATTGGGTCAAAATGTCAAAGACATCAACAAAAAAACATTAAATCATCTACGAAACGAAACATTTGGATTTGTTTTTCAGCAGTTTTTTATTAATCCTAAAGATACAGTATTAGATAATGTCATGTTACCACTGAAAATTAATGGAATGAACAACAAAGAAAGAAAAAGAAAAGTAATGAATGCTTTAAAAGCTGTAGAACTTGATGATAAAGTACACAATAATGCCAATGACTTATCAGGTGGGCAAAAACAACGGGTTTGTATCGCAAGAGCTATTGTAAATGAACCAAATATTATTTTTGCAGATGAACCCACTGGTAATTTAGATTCTAAAACCGGTGAAAAAATTGAAGAATTACTTTTTAAGATGAATAAAGAAAAAGGTATCACTTTAATTATCGTGACACATGATCCTGAACTAGCGGCGAAATGTGACAGACAAATACATATTAAAGATGGTTATATTGTGGAGGAAAATTAA
- the lepB gene encoding signal peptidase I: protein MLWGLLGCLVLGMVYQFDYHPVKGRSMSPTIESGEGVLLKKHFNVTRYDLVAFRSRSEDKLLVKRVIGMPGDRVIVSDHQLMFIPDNGTNLGTTLTFELKEEVAQRLKGLTTLPEAHYFVVGDNQALSNDSRHFGLVEADQLTGQVVLRLAPLKKAGLVH from the coding sequence ATGTTGTGGGGGCTTTTAGGTTGTTTAGTGTTAGGGATGGTGTATCAGTTTGATTATCATCCAGTCAAGGGGCGCAGTATGTCACCGACGATTGAAAGTGGCGAAGGTGTTTTGTTGAAGAAGCATTTTAATGTGACGCGTTATGACTTGGTTGCGTTTCGTTCTCGTTCTGAGGATAAATTATTAGTGAAGCGTGTGATTGGGATGCCCGGTGATCGCGTGATAGTGAGTGACCATCAGCTGATGTTTATCCCTGACAACGGGACGAATTTAGGTACCACACTAACCTTTGAGCTAAAAGAAGAGGTTGCCCAACGTCTGAAAGGCCTGACCACCTTACCAGAGGCACACTATTTTGTCGTGGGAGATAATCAAGCACTCTCGAATGATAGCCGTCATTTTGGTTTAGTTGAGGCTGACCAATTAACCGGACAAGTGGTGTTACGCCTCGCGCCTTTAAAGAAAGCTGGGTTGGTACATTGA
- a CDS encoding helix-turn-helix domain-containing protein, which produces MKTEVLMENDDRFKILILQYLELNKQGYVHISKLYELTGLSKFKMENLLKELMEDLLLLEENPKLYINDEGVIEIKKINLSIIKKIKLKYLEHSLTFKMLDDLVVRQSSVDKFSKDNHLSRSQLYIKRKELKKFLSSYDIKLKGNKILGDETRVRNALCIIYFDIYNGIKFPFSDEIYNIVNRLVIHYEQWFKFNLTYVDRVKLGIVIAVSIIRVKNNHHNNIKFFESDDLLDFFSLQISMLSDYLPVKSNILIYEVEYILVYIVLNFEGDSIKKNYSKIQTSFFNDVDEFSQNTINKIVSNVEKISDMHYEEKKLFIEEIYKNNRRKYLFDIERTNIKSKRFFEETYPEISNIVSESIDDELSKGKYDFKFLSNHLFYDYILILFSLFSITSLEKTIHVCVDFTMGRHYNQFIINQVVGFRHFNIKIEDKLTNKTDIYISDCIIENIEIIQIIWKSPPTSDDWEDFGNKVIEVKNL; this is translated from the coding sequence ATGAAAACAGAAGTATTAATGGAGAATGATGATAGGTTTAAAATTCTTATTCTACAATACTTAGAGTTGAATAAACAAGGATATGTACATATTTCTAAATTGTACGAATTAACAGGACTAAGTAAGTTTAAGATGGAAAACTTGCTTAAAGAATTGATGGAAGATTTACTACTATTAGAAGAAAATCCTAAGTTATATATTAATGATGAAGGTGTTATTGAAATAAAAAAAATAAATTTATCCATTATAAAAAAAATTAAATTAAAATATTTGGAGCATTCATTGACTTTCAAGATGCTAGACGATTTAGTAGTTAGACAATCATCGGTAGATAAGTTTTCTAAAGATAATCATTTGAGTAGATCTCAATTGTATATTAAAAGAAAAGAGCTAAAAAAATTCTTGAGTTCATACGATATTAAATTGAAAGGGAATAAAATTTTAGGTGATGAAACTAGAGTAAGAAATGCACTCTGCATTATATATTTTGATATATATAATGGAATAAAATTTCCTTTTTCAGACGAAATATACAACATAGTGAATAGGTTAGTCATTCACTATGAACAGTGGTTTAAATTCAATTTAACTTACGTGGATAGAGTGAAGTTAGGGATTGTTATAGCTGTTTCCATTATACGTGTAAAGAATAATCATCATAATAATATTAAGTTTTTCGAATCGGATGATTTATTAGACTTTTTCTCTTTACAAATATCAATGCTGTCAGATTATTTGCCAGTAAAATCTAATATATTAATTTATGAAGTTGAATACATACTCGTATACATTGTTTTAAATTTTGAGGGAGATTCTATTAAAAAAAATTATTCGAAAATTCAAACTTCTTTTTTTAATGATGTTGATGAATTTAGCCAAAATACGATTAATAAAATTGTTTCCAATGTAGAAAAAATATCTGATATGCACTATGAAGAAAAGAAGTTGTTTATTGAAGAAATATATAAAAATAATAGAAGAAAGTATCTCTTTGATATTGAAAGAACCAATATAAAATCAAAGAGGTTTTTTGAAGAAACGTATCCAGAAATATCGAATATAGTGAGTGAGTCAATTGATGACGAATTAAGCAAAGGAAAATATGATTTTAAATTTTTAAGTAATCATTTGTTTTATGATTATATTTTGATTCTCTTTTCTCTATTCTCAATAACATCATTAGAAAAAACTATACATGTATGTGTAGATTTTACTATGGGTAGGCACTATAATCAGTTCATCATTAATCAAGTGGTTGGTTTTAGACATTTTAATATAAAGATTGAAGATAAACTAACCAATAAAACAGATATTTATATATCTGATTGTATAATCGAAAATATTGAGATTATACAAATTATTTGGAAAAGTCCGCCAACCTCAGATGATTGGGAAGATTTTGGTAATAAGGTTATTGAAGTGAAAAACTTATAG
- a CDS encoding RNA-binding domain-containing protein codes for MNQKNEFMVQDESKYIEYKESKTNLSKSLFESYSAFANTSGGIIYLGVTEELDHKGNRSYPIIGIDNPQIQEEQLTAKFNDPNVVTYNSVEEISIKTTNHGKKFIEIIVNEAPRDKKPVEVVDNKSKTMRAFIREGSRDKLARGEIYQALIRDKSDNLDRDVLRNCTIDDLDMQSINEYRLRVQSRPKFASYQEYSIEEFLERIGVIAKAYNCDGEKGITAGGLLFFGKTTAIIQNFPNFQLDLFDRRSDKRWRNRISTVSDDLNLYYFFIKSMDYLQNLPEDQFELGKDQSRLEIGESMRVALREALINLIMHADYYSEEHSIVNVYWDYYDFINGGSMKIPKEDFFTTNESKTRNPIISKLLVFMGYGERGGTGGEQIFAAARYGKFRFPEIDTDIEKTHLRIWSVDFADSIEEIDDHEKMILKLLTKEGEELSKKEIQRITNLSRYYVTKALDTLIKKGYVLETGAGRSTKHIVNRTLEQQVATIKQQAADLRITEKMRV; via the coding sequence ATGAATCAAAAGAATGAATTCATGGTGCAAGATGAATCTAAATATATTGAATATAAAGAGTCTAAAACTAACCTTTCAAAGTCATTGTTTGAAAGTTACAGTGCGTTTGCTAATACTAGTGGAGGCATCATTTATTTAGGCGTAACTGAGGAATTAGATCATAAAGGGAATCGGAGTTATCCAATAATCGGAATTGATAATCCTCAGATTCAAGAAGAACAGTTAACGGCTAAATTTAATGATCCAAATGTTGTGACTTACAATTCTGTTGAAGAAATTTCCATTAAAACGACGAATCATGGTAAAAAATTTATAGAGATTATTGTAAATGAGGCGCCAAGAGATAAAAAACCGGTAGAAGTTGTGGATAATAAAAGCAAAACGATGCGAGCTTTTATTAGAGAAGGTTCTAGAGATAAATTAGCTAGGGGAGAAATATACCAAGCTTTAATTAGGGATAAATCAGACAACTTAGATAGAGATGTTTTACGGAACTGTACTATCGATGATTTAGATATGCAATCCATCAATGAATATAGACTTAGGGTTCAATCACGTCCCAAGTTTGCTTCTTACCAAGAGTATTCAATAGAAGAGTTTCTCGAAAGAATCGGAGTAATTGCAAAGGCATATAATTGTGATGGTGAGAAGGGAATAACAGCAGGCGGCTTACTGTTTTTTGGCAAAACAACTGCTATTATACAAAATTTTCCTAATTTTCAGTTAGATTTGTTTGATCGACGTTCTGATAAAAGATGGCGTAATAGAATTTCAACGGTGAGTGATGATTTAAATCTCTATTATTTTTTTATTAAATCAATGGACTATTTACAGAATTTACCTGAAGATCAGTTTGAATTAGGGAAAGATCAATCGAGATTAGAAATAGGGGAATCAATGCGTGTAGCATTGAGAGAAGCGTTAATTAATTTAATTATGCATGCAGATTATTACTCTGAAGAACACAGTATCGTTAATGTTTATTGGGATTATTACGATTTTATTAACGGTGGTAGTATGAAAATTCCAAAAGAAGATTTTTTTACAACAAATGAGTCTAAAACAAGAAATCCTATTATTTCAAAATTATTAGTCTTTATGGGGTATGGCGAACGTGGAGGTACTGGAGGAGAGCAAATATTTGCTGCTGCTAGGTATGGGAAATTTAGATTTCCTGAAATAGATACAGATATAGAGAAAACGCACTTAAGAATATGGTCTGTTGATTTTGCTGATAGTATAGAGGAAATAGATGACCACGAAAAGATGATTTTAAAGCTTCTAACCAAAGAAGGAGAAGAGCTATCTAAAAAAGAAATTCAACGTATTACTAACTTATCTCGTTATTATGTTACCAAGGCGCTAGATACATTGATAAAAAAGGGCTATGTTCTTGAGACGGGAGCAGGTAGAAGTACTAAACATATTGTAAATAGAACATTAGAACAACAAGTTGCTACTATAAAACAACAAGCCGCTGATTTACGTATTACCGAAAAAATGAGAGTCTAA
- a CDS encoding WxL domain-containing protein, translating into MKKKRLTIMLVSTLGLSQSPLMLAAEATSKIDTKPATSQAGVDFDKIYEVIEPIDPEEGGTVTPLDPENPEEELAGTDNKGPITIDFASNLYFGAQEITTTDQTYYAAAQLLRTEDGQTKFVNNYVQVTDARGWVDGKWSLSVTQDAGFKTADESSFLPGTKITLQNLKMTTNGSETDAPNLATPTIAATEKSPAKYVITPGDTTPIVEGDTGQGMGTWFVNLGETLMANDGTHGDFDAEMTQLSKDVQLMVPGKANKLKEARYATTLTWSLTDTPGTEQVPEVELELSVDNPEPKRLSTVTVSPNKEVVSYAISGQTSSQTTIDQETGVLTLGLNELVGTVITITATDADGLTAETSVTVQPFETNDIINQAGIDWKIMKDSNNVVLMVTDEIQKEVQFNPKNGDGNDYTGSTLEREMQAFYEERIAGSDLGTFVSGVDLPHEETSATDTTEVTTINGNNTPTAFALSTADVLTTWENDADSIAKYNGKAAPWWLRSPMTTSSGACDVNASGSVGANTVTTEYGLRPALYLNLVSDIEQ; encoded by the coding sequence ATGAAAAAGAAACGTCTGACTATCATGTTAGTAAGTACATTAGGTCTGTCGCAAAGCCCGTTAATGTTAGCGGCAGAAGCCACTTCAAAGATTGACACGAAACCAGCAACCAGTCAAGCTGGCGTGGATTTCGATAAAATCTATGAGGTCATTGAGCCTATTGATCCAGAAGAAGGGGGAACAGTGACCCCGCTTGACCCTGAAAACCCAGAAGAAGAGTTAGCAGGAACGGATAATAAAGGTCCAATCACCATCGACTTCGCCTCGAATCTCTATTTCGGAGCACAAGAAATCACGACAACTGACCAAACGTATTATGCCGCGGCCCAATTATTAAGAACAGAAGATGGCCAAACTAAATTTGTGAATAATTATGTGCAAGTAACAGATGCACGTGGCTGGGTAGACGGGAAGTGGTCATTGTCTGTCACACAAGATGCTGGTTTTAAAACAGCAGATGAATCCTCTTTCTTACCAGGAACAAAGATTACCTTACAAAATCTTAAGATGACGACCAACGGCTCTGAAACAGACGCGCCGAATTTAGCCACGCCAACAATAGCCGCGACAGAAAAAAGTCCAGCTAAGTATGTTATTACACCAGGTGATACCACGCCTATCGTTGAGGGAGACACAGGTCAAGGCATGGGCACGTGGTTTGTCAATTTAGGTGAAACGTTAATGGCCAATGATGGCACACATGGCGATTTTGATGCCGAGATGACGCAACTAAGTAAAGACGTCCAATTAATGGTTCCAGGTAAAGCGAACAAATTAAAAGAGGCACGCTATGCCACTACCCTGACGTGGTCACTAACAGACACACCAGGAACAGAACAAGTGCCAGAGGTTGAATTAGAACTGAGCGTAGATAACCCAGAACCAAAACGCTTGAGCACCGTAACGGTTAGTCCTAATAAAGAAGTGGTATCCTACGCGATTTCTGGTCAAACATCTAGTCAAACGACGATTGATCAGGAGACAGGTGTCTTAACGTTAGGACTAAATGAGTTAGTCGGAACAGTTATCACCATTACTGCAACGGATGCAGATGGTTTGACTGCAGAAACGAGTGTGACCGTCCAACCATTTGAAACCAATGACATTATCAACCAAGCAGGGATTGATTGGAAAATCATGAAAGATAGCAACAATGTAGTCTTAATGGTGACGGATGAGATACAGAAGGAAGTTCAGTTTAATCCAAAAAACGGTGACGGTAATGATTATACAGGCTCAACGTTAGAGCGTGAGATGCAGGCATTTTATGAGGAACGTATCGCGGGAAGTGACTTAGGGACATTTGTATCGGGAGTGGACTTGCCGCATGAAGAGACAAGTGCTACTGATACCACTGAGGTAACGACCATTAATGGAAATAATACGCCAACGGCGTTTGCGTTAAGTACGGCGGATGTGTTGACGACGTGGGAGAATGACGCAGATAGCATCGCGAAATACAATGGAAAAGCAGCTCCTTGGTGGTTGCGCTCGCCTATGACGACTAGTAGCGGCGCGTGCGATGTGAACGCGAGTGGCAGCGTCGGCGCCAACACTGTGACCACCGAGTACGGGTTGCGCCCCGCGCTTTACCTTAATCTGGTATCTGACATCGAGCAATAG
- a CDS encoding ABC transporter permease: protein MKISDIIKTANKNLKRNKGRTFLTIIAIFIGAFTIALTAGINTGVNNFIHQQVKLVDRNNLLLINKNSDIDASTDNSPTKYSEKSTNAADDHVLTKKDIENLKKLKWFSDVSPSESIAINYIEGKNNNKFELSAYIDDGTSYSLEAGRQLNNKINQNEILLTTDYVKALGYQSNKEILNKTIQLNISPELSDKKESIKATVVGILAPNSILGVQTTVNKHLSQQILNINHDGLSENLKNQFYSLVATIKDPSSRNIEEIKKDLNNLGYTGQTFEDRIDNVLSAVDAITSVLIIFGAISLLAASFGIINTLYMSVQDRTREIGLMKAMGMSNGKLFLSFTIESVLIGLIGALLGILGAFGSSVIINKVAAKSFVQSFENLSLIQFNATSISLIVLIIVLISFLAGTLPAKRAAKLDPITALRYE from the coding sequence ATGAAAATAAGCGATATTATTAAAACAGCCAATAAAAATTTAAAAAGAAATAAAGGCAGAACATTCCTTACGATCATTGCTATCTTTATAGGAGCCTTTACGATAGCTCTCACTGCTGGAATTAACACAGGGGTTAATAATTTTATTCACCAACAAGTTAAGTTAGTAGATAGAAACAATTTACTCCTGATCAACAAAAATAGTGATATTGATGCTTCTACTGACAATTCTCCAACAAAATATTCTGAAAAGAGTACGAATGCAGCCGACGATCATGTATTAACTAAAAAAGATATTGAGAACTTAAAAAAATTAAAATGGTTTTCTGATGTCTCACCCAGTGAATCCATAGCCATAAACTATATAGAAGGGAAAAATAATAATAAATTTGAACTATCCGCATATATTGATGATGGAACTTCTTACTCATTAGAGGCTGGTCGACAATTAAACAATAAGATAAATCAAAATGAAATACTTTTAACAACCGATTACGTTAAAGCTCTAGGTTATCAATCAAATAAAGAGATATTAAATAAAACTATCCAATTAAATATTTCTCCAGAATTATCTGACAAAAAAGAGAGCATTAAAGCAACAGTTGTTGGGATTTTAGCACCTAACAGTATCTTAGGCGTCCAAACTACTGTCAATAAACATTTATCTCAACAAATTCTTAACATTAATCATGATGGTCTATCAGAAAATTTAAAAAATCAATTTTATTCATTGGTTGCTACAATAAAGGACCCTAGTTCTAGAAATATTGAGGAAATTAAAAAAGATTTAAATAATTTGGGTTACACAGGGCAAACATTTGAAGACAGGATTGATAATGTTTTATCTGCAGTAGATGCTATTACCTCAGTTTTGATTATTTTTGGTGCTATTTCCCTTTTAGCAGCAAGTTTTGGTATTATCAACACACTGTATATGTCCGTGCAAGATAGAACACGTGAAATTGGCTTAATGAAAGCAATGGGCATGAGTAATGGCAAATTATTCCTAAGCTTTACCATTGAATCTGTCCTTATTGGATTAATTGGGGCGCTTTTAGGAATATTGGGAGCATTTGGAAGTTCGGTGATTATTAACAAAGTAGCAGCTAAATCATTTGTTCAAAGTTTTGAAAACTTAAGTTTAATTCAGTTTAATGCTACATCTATCAGTCTTATTGTCTTAATTATAGTGCTAATTTCATTTTTAGCTGGTACACTTCCCGCCAAACGCGCGGCTAAATTAGATCCAATTACTGCGTTAAGATATGAATAA
- a CDS encoding WxL domain-containing protein, whose protein sequence is MKKMMSTLLLSTLVLGSLNTAVFAEEGITTNETSEGKVHFVVDDEATNPPVSPPIVDPTDPENPDPTTPEITPDEPDKETGQTGPLTIDFVSTLNFGIQKISNSDETYPAFASKSTITGSDVKVINPNYVQITDNTGSLAGWTLKVEQTQAFKDEAEHELEGAKINVSNGAVNSASDTTGIEAKEAFAIEPSTEEKAISVEVMTASEGHGAGQFFYLAGNGGTAVTEELGETRGTLVKADVLGEDGQVSGQDWFNTAVQLEVPGASVKKSTAYTAELTWTLTNQPANEA, encoded by the coding sequence CCTTAGTATTAGGCAGTCTAAACACAGCGGTATTTGCTGAAGAAGGAATCACAACGAATGAAACCAGCGAAGGGAAAGTTCACTTTGTAGTGGATGATGAGGCAACGAATCCACCGGTATCACCGCCTATCGTCGACCCAACTGATCCAGAAAATCCAGATCCAACGACACCAGAGATTACACCAGACGAACCAGATAAAGAAACAGGCCAAACAGGTCCGTTAACGATTGATTTTGTGTCAACCTTAAACTTTGGCATTCAAAAAATCTCAAACAGTGACGAAACGTATCCAGCATTCGCGTCAAAATCAACTATCACAGGGTCAGATGTCAAAGTCATCAACCCTAACTATGTGCAAATTACAGATAACACAGGTAGTCTAGCTGGTTGGACGTTGAAAGTTGAACAAACACAAGCGTTCAAAGATGAAGCAGAGCATGAATTAGAAGGCGCAAAAATCAATGTATCCAATGGCGCTGTTAACTCTGCATCAGATACAACAGGTATTGAAGCTAAAGAAGCCTTCGCTATTGAGCCTTCAACGGAAGAAAAAGCAATTAGCGTAGAGGTGATGACCGCCTCTGAAGGCCACGGAGCCGGACAATTCTTCTATCTAGCAGGAAATGGTGGAACAGCTGTAACGGAAGAACTAGGAGAAACTAGAGGGACTTTAGTGAAGGCTGACGTTCTTGGTGAAGACGGTCAAGTAAGCGGACAAGATTGGTTTAATACGGCCGTTCAATTAGAAGTACCAGGCGCGTCTGTTAAGAAATCAACCGCTTATACAGCTGAGTTAACATGGACATTAACCAACCAACCAGCAAACGAAGCGTAA